The Brachypodium distachyon strain Bd21 chromosome 4, Brachypodium_distachyon_v3.0, whole genome shotgun sequence nucleotide sequence GCAAAAATGACGGTGGAGGCAACACGAGGCATCAAAGATGGCGCCGTGGTTGATCTCGTCCGGGATAGAGGCGGCGAGATAGGGCAACGGTAGAGCTTGCGGAGCTCGCCATCGGGTGGTGATGGAGCTGACGGGCGGAACGCGGCACGACGTAGGCAACACTTGCTTGGCTAGGAGGGATGAGATAGAGGACAGACGGAAGGAGAGGAAAAGGAGGGCGAGCCTGCATGCGAGACACGGCTGATTCATGCGATTCCCTTCGGCCCGGTGGATGAGTTGGGCCAGGCCAAAGAGATTTAGATACGCCTGATTCATGCGATTCATGTGTTTCCGGCCCTTCAGCCTGGTGCATGAGCTGGGCGAGGCCAAAGAGAGGATGCATGCTACCAAACATGAACTAATTTGTTGGTCCATATATACGAGTAAGGTGTGTAGTGTGCGAACCAAACGCATCTATACTGTCCCCGCAATCCCTCTACGTCTAGAAGTGTAAAAATAGCAGATTTAGCATGATTGTCAGCAAATCCTCATCTGATGTAATCGAAACTGAGTGTAACGGATGATTAGATGCTGCATACTCATAATGATGCACGATAAATCTCAAGAAAGTTGCATGAAAACTTGATGCCAGCACTAGTACAATTTTCCATGAATAACTCAAATCAATATTGCTTAATTCTCGAGGAGAATCACACGACGTACCGGCCGAGAATCATTCAGCCGCGCACATCCACAGCAAAAAGGAAATCAACAGCATCCACaccaaataaaaaaggaaatccTTTCGCTAGTACGAACTGATGATCCATAATTAAACACAGCTGGAGTAATAATCTAAAGAGAGTTTCAATCGGCGGCCGGGGAATTGAAGTACGTGGGAGAGGAGATAGACGAGCTAGGGAAGGATCAggccggccgggccggcggcggtgcctaTACACCGAGCACGGCCATCCGCTGAGCTAGGGAAGGATCCTCGAGCATGATGCTGTCCGCCTCCCCCTGCACCAGGAGCGTGAGCGGCAGGACCAGCACCAGCCCCGTCGTCACCGCGATCCACATCGCCTTCCCCGTGCTCCGCGTCAGCTTccacgccaccgccgcgccctTCCGGCCctgatccgccgccgccgcggacgacGGCCACGAGAGCGTCGACAGCGCCATATATGTGCTTTTGGTCGGTTTGGGTCTCGGTCGAATTAATCGAATCGGGGGGCTAGGATTTAGGCCTCGATCCCGTTTTCTCGTCTTGGTTATATGCCGAGAAAGTGCTGGCGCTTTGGGATTTTTATAGTTCGTCTCCGGGACTGTTTGGAAAGAACTCGGATCCGGATCACTAACTTGAagcagaagaaaataaaatcggATATGCTATAACTTGAAAATAAAGACATGCATAAATAGTCTTCCAGTTTTAAAATAGCACGTGAACAACCCAGCACGTGAACAACCCTTTCCTAAGTTATTAgactaaaattatttttcgGTTAATCTAAACAATGGACGTGACAACCGTTGCTCTTCCATACGACGTCTTCCAATGGAGCTCCAGCTACAAGGgaaggcacgcacgcatgctTGCATACCAAAActgatttttcaaaataatttatcTCCTAAACCGTTAATCCTATGAAAAATCCGTTTTCACGGTTGACTATGCCTTGACGAAGGCTTCAAAACAACTAAACAAGACCCCATTTTACTATGTTTTTATGATATATTTTTGACGCCACAATTTACCAGATTAATTTGTCATGGTAAGAAATCAGAAGCACCaactaaaaatatataaactTTGCCGTCCCCCACGCTATCCATGGACAAGAAATTGCAAGAAATCGACGTCGATCATCGACAATTTCAAAAACATAAAAACCCTAACTTCACCCGCCTCTCTTCTCAAACCCTAGCGGACtgaaaaaaccaaaaacacaAGCAATACGGCGAAAACTTAGAGCAATCTGGCCGCGCGGTCCATCCAATCAACCTTGGGCGACGACATttgaggccggcggcgaccgccctcctcctctccaccgcCCCGTCCGCCTCCCAGTTCGAAGTGAGGGTGAGAGCTCTCCGAGACACTATGCGGGAGTAAGAAGCATCGGGCAGGGTAATAGCAGCTTGCCTAACGGGTTAACGGGTCGGGTTGGGTCTGAGCTGACATGGCACCTGACATGCGGGGCCcatgtaagaaatattgtCAACCGAGTTTAAACCAGTGTTTTGGGTGGACTGAGACAATTGGACACAAAAGGTGTGGTTTTGcgaacaaattagcaaaagtcaGTGCTTGTTGAGAAGTCTGcctcaaaacctgtggttttgtgaaatttactctatatTTGACTGTTCTTTTAGTACAGATAATCTGAatcaattgatgcagaggccgggaaAATGTTCtccttttccaaaaaaatatgatccACTGATGGGTATTTTACATCTTCTAGCTTCTGACAACTGTCATAGTTGATAAGTTTGGACCTCCTAGGCTTAAGGCCATCTCCAAGGGTCACTAGCCAAATAGACATGCCATCTCCGTCCGTTTGTCCACTGTCCGGACGATTTGGCAAGTGTTCATTTACCACATCACCCAATGGTCACAATTAAGCTAAATGTCCACATTCGAAATTATCCACGCTTAATTTCTCAAAATCCATCTCATAGATCAAATTCTATCCCAAATTCTCAAATTCAATACAAAATAATTGAAAATGGTATGGTCCAAATATCTCGAATGACAATTTCCAAATTTCTCAAATGACATCGAACCAATATAAACACAAATCATGTCATAGGGCCAAAATAATCACAAATTAATCATGCAGTGCATTATCACAAAAAATTTGTCTCCAAGATTTTCATGCATGCCACACTTTGTCTCGGCAAGGCCTTCCAAAGCCAAATTGATGATGTAGCATGTGTTCGCGGACAATGTCCTGCTTGCCAAACCCAAGCCAAATTTGGCTAGCATTTGGCTTGTCCGCGGACAAACAGACGGATGGCTAGCATTTGGCAAGTCCCATTGGATGACTATTTTTTGTTCGCAGACAAAAACGGACAAATGGCTAGCATTTGGGCTAGTGCAtgcccttggagatgccctaaatCAGTTCTTAGCTTGTTGTTCCAGACTAGAGGTGGAAGgtataattttttaatttctctGTTTGCAcaactttttttaattactatGCAACATGGTATTCACTAGGATCAGATACTAATTCGTTTGTGTTTTGCTGCCTTGCTAGCTTGAAATCCAGTATCTACATGAATTTACTGGCATGCGGTCACAGAATTGGGTCTGGTTGGTGAAAGATCCGAGTGACATGCCTGATAAATATGATGCCTCGAGGGTGCTTGAGAATTTGATAATTATTACCTGGCTAAGCATGGACTAAAATTGTTGTTTAGTTTGAACTATACTGGAAAATATTGGTACAGGCTCACGCATGCAGCATGCTTGCTTGAAAACTAAAGCCACACACACAGGCTCTCGATTTTTGGTGCTGTGATCTGTGAAGCCAGACAGCTTTCCAGGGTGCTaagaaaatagtttttttttgccgagAAAAAGAACCGGTTTCCAGGGTGCTAAGAAAACAGtttccagaagaaaaaaaaccagtTTCCAGGGAGCctgtataaaaaaaaaacagattacAGTGAGCCTtgtcaaagaaaaaggaagagagagagagagtcttGGCCAGGCACACGGGCTCCAGGGCACCGACCAAAGAGCCCCAATGTCTCCCGGCCTTGATTCTAGAACATTGACCGTGGACCGGTGAAAACCCGATACTGCACATGCGGGCTTTTGGAAGCTCTCGCAGCCCGAGTCGGAGAGGGGTCTGATTTCCGAATCGATCTCATCTAGGGCGAGACCATAAGGCAAGAGTCAGCAAGAGAACCAACAAACCCCAATCTGCGGTCGATTTCGGGAgaggaaataaaaaatatcgATGGCGAGTTCATCTCAGAAGGCGCCGCCGATGCCCGTCGTCGGTGCTGCAAAGGAGAAGGCCACCGTAGATCCggggtcggagaagaagagtaAGGAaaaggcgccggcggcgcccgcaAAAGGCGgcaagaagacgaagaagatttTAATGCCGCCATCTCACTTGGACTATCTTGAGTCAGTCGTGCTCGACAAGGGCGAGCCTTTACTGCCAATTGATGAAAAGTTGTTTGAAGATTTCAAGGCGCTCATCCCCAACGGAGAACAATTCATGGCGGACCGAGGCTTCACGCTGGAGAACTACCGTACGCTTGCGGCCTTCGATGACTACATGGAAAAGGCCAACCTCGAATTGCTGTCGGAGGTCCGTGACGAGTATCAAAAGAAGGGCTACGTCGAGATGGAGGTGCCTGACGATGAGGAAGAAGTAACTTCTCTTGGAAAGGCTAGGAGGAGGTTTCGTCCAGGAGTAGCTAAGAATGCAAGAGGCAGAGTCAGCAAGTTGAACTGATCGACCATCCTTTGGGCTTATCTGTATCAGTAGTGTGTGATATGACTGACTGCTTCATAGTCAGAGATGATTGTCCTGTCCTATTCTTGCTTAATTATATTGATTCCTACTCAATTCGTATTGTTTTCCTCCTTCATAGAAAGGAGCACTTGTTTTGTGCATTAACATTTCAAAAACGCCAACTTTTAATTAAATCTTTTGTTACTAGATTCCATGGGAATGTAACTACCGTATCATTATGGCGTCACTCGTCTTCCCTGGCATCGCAATTGTTCTCTCCGTGCGGAAGAGTTGTTTTAGTGGATCTAGTTCTATGTTGTGCTTTGCGGGTCGTCTACGTGTATCAGTTTATTGGTTTCTTTTCCGATTGATGAGACTCGGCCAGCTTCGAACTCATCGTGGAAACAATGCGGCCAGGTCTTCTCGGATCCGTCTGGCCGGATCTGGAATGGTCATCCAACCCtcttcgtcgtcttcttctccggaACGGTGGTCTGTTTCTCAGAGCGTCTTTTGGTTCTGACCGGCGACTTCCCGGCTGCTACGTCAACAACGGTTTACTGGCTCCAACGTGGTTCGCAGGTCCAGAGACAGCATCGAACTTCGCTCACGGCACGCCACCGGCGAgtgcaggaggaagagaaCGATTTACCTACAAGAACTTGCGTGtagttttcttttattttaaaaatgatTCTGTAAGGGTTGGTTGATTTTAATATATGGCTCGATGTTATACCATCTGGTGCTTAAAGGTCTAAACTGCCTATAAACGAGACTTGCTCCAGGCCTCAATCACCGGTACAAATCATATCTTTACAACAATGCACCACTTGGCACATTTGTATAGGCTAGAATCTGGCTACCAGGCAGTCATCAAACTGGCCATGATAGAAAACAGAACATCAGTGGGGAACATTGAAGTTAGCCTCCTGAAGAAATTTGGTTGTGATTGTGAAAGGTATCCCTTTGATATGTTCGGCaaacaatttatttattttctgcatTCCTTTTATATGTTAAAATCAGTTATATGATAGCAGAGGTAGAAAAATCAATTGGAGCTGTTTTAATTTGTTAAATTGCTATCACATTATTTCACTGTCATCTGTTTcgcacaaaaacaaaatatgttaTATATGCATACTCCCTATGTTCCTATTTATCGCCAAAATGTCTAAAAAAAGGGCGCATGTGATATGTCGACGTGGCCGGCCACGTGTAGGTCCACCTGTTGGATAACCCTTCGCTGGAATTTTTCTTTACAGAAACCACTCTGacttcttctcctttccaACCTGCAGCCCCTCCCTCTCTATGCTCTCTTctcccctgctgctgctccttccgCCGCTGACACTGCATTTTTACTCTCTGCCTTCATCGCTAACGAGGTCACAGAAAAAGCCAAATCGCA carries:
- the LOC112268897 gene encoding mitochondrial import receptor subunit TOM9-2-like; the encoded protein is MALSTLSWPSSAAAADQGRKGAAVAWKLTRSTGKAMWIAVTTGLVLVLPLTLLVQGEADSIMLEDPSLAQRMAVLGV
- the LOC112268812 gene encoding uncharacterized protein LOC112268812: MASSSQKAPPMPVVGAAKEKATVDPGSEKKSKEKAPAAPAKGGKKTKKILMPPSHLDYLESVVLDKGEPLLPIDEKLFEDFKALIPNGEQFMADRGFTLENYRTLAAFDDYMEKANLELLSEVRDEYQKKGYVEMEVPDDEEEVTSLGKARRRFRPGVAKNARGRVSKLN